The region ACTCTTACTCTTACTCTTACTCTTACTCTTACTCTTACTCTTACTCTTACTCTTAGAGATTTTAACAGAATTATTTTTATATTTTAATGAATTAATATGTAGTAAATTTAACGAAAAAAAGTTATATTAAAAATTGTCGGCAACTATTATTAAAATTCTTATGTTTTTTTAAATCAAATTTCAATTACAAAAATATAATAAATAACGTGTGTAATATATCTAAAAAATAATTTTAGAAGTTTTTTTGTTTGGAAAAATAGAGTCAGCGTAGTTTTATTTAGAAAGGGTGGCTATTAATGCAGTGGTTAAATAATTTGAAGATTTCACAAAAGATTTTGGCGTTTGTTGGAATGGCTTCATTATTTATTTGTATTGTCGGGTATGTAGGATTTCATTTTGTCACAAAAGGTGCAAACGACATGACAACTATGTATACGGACAGCTTAATACCGGTAGCAGAGCTTAACCGCTGTGCTCAAGAATTTACTCAAATTAAAGCCGATACTCTTGACGGAATTTATGATCCTGCACAGCGCCAAATTAGAGCAAAAGCCCTATTGGAATCATCTGCAGAGATTAAAACTCTTCTCGGGAAATATTCGACAACTAAACTTGATCCTGAAGAAGTAAAAATGTTAAATGAAATACAAAAGGACTTATCTGCCTTCTATACAAATGTAAAAGAAACAGCAGAAGACTTAAATAAAAATAAGGTATCGGAAGCAAAAAAAGATTTCTATAAAATGGAAGATAAATCTGATGAATTTATAGCTGATATGATTAAACTCTCCGAATACAACGTAAAAGTTGCCGGTGAACTGAATACTCAAAATGACAAAGATTCTGCTGAATCAATCGCCCTTATAGTCGGTATTATTATTATTGCTGTAGTCTTGGCTGTTGCATTAGGCTTAATGATAGCAAATATGGTTTCAAAGCCGATAAACGCAGTAGTAAAAAACTTAAACGAAATTGCCAAAGGGAATCTCTCAATAGACGAAGTCCATAATGACTCTAAAGACGAGACGGGAATACTTGCAAAGGCACTTAATCTTACTGTAAAAAACCTCCGCGAACTTATAGGTTCCGTTTCTAAATCAATAGAAGAAATTTCTGCAAACTCGGAAGAGATGAGTGCATCTTCTGAACAAACAGCACAAGGAGCACAGCAAACAGCAACCAGCACTCAACAGTTAGCTCAGGGAGCACAGGAAATTTCCAGAAACGTTGAACTGGGTGCTGCAAGCATCAACGGCTTAAATAAAACAATTCAGGGTGTGGCACAAGAAGCCGTAATCGTAGCAAAACTCGGTAATGATACAGAAATAAATGCTAACGTAGGTGCTGAACATGTTAAAAAAGCAGTGCTTAAAATAGACAGTATCAAAAACGTCGCAGGTGCTATTTCTATAAATATTGCAGAACTCGGACAATTAAGTTCTGGTATTGAGCAAATAGTTGATTTAATCAAAAACATAGCAGGACAAACCAACCTTTTAGCATTAAATGCCGCTATTGAAGCAGCCAGAGCAGGCGAACACGGAAAAGGCTTTGCAGTAGTTGCAGACGAAGTCAAAAAACTTGCAGGACAATCAGCAGGTGCTACAGAAAAGATTACCGCAATGATTAAAGAAATTCAAAACAAAACACATGTAGCCGTAAATACAATGGATAAAGCAACTAAAGAGGTTGAAGAAGGCGTGTTCGTTATAAACGATGCAGGAAAAGCATTAGACAATATTATTTCTCAGGTAAAACAGGCTAATATTAAAATTCAGGGTATTACCAAAGAAATAGACGGCGTTGCAGCAAGTTCAGAAGAAGTTTTACATATGGTTGAAAATATTTCCGCTATAACCGAAGAAACTGCTGCCAGTGCGGAAGAAATTTCAAGCATTACCGAAGAACAAACAGCAAGCCTTGAAGAAATAAGTGCAAGTGCTCAAACTCTTGCTTCAGTGGCTGAATCTCTACAAAAGCAGGTTTCTGTATTTAAAATCTAGTCAATTTCAAAAAAATAATTTACAGAAAGGAAAATCAATATGGCTTTATTAAATACAGAAAGCGATGAACTACAGCTCATTGCCTTCAAACTCGGCAAAGAAGAATACACCGTACCTATTGAAACCGTACAAGAAATTATTATGCCTCAAATAACCACTCACATTCCCAAATCTCCTCGATTTGTCGAAGGAATAATAAATCTCAGAGGACATATAATTCCTGTAATAGACGGCAGAAAAAGATTCGATATAGAAATTTCGGAAAATAATGCAGACACAAGAGTCATTGTACTTGAATTAGATGACCATACCGTAGGCTTAATCGTGGATTCTGTCTCGGAAGTTGTTCATCTTAAGAAAAGCAACATTGAACCAACCCCTATAGAAAGTGACGAAAATAGCTTTATTGTAGGAGTCGGAAAACATCAAGACAGGCTTCTTTTATTATTAGATGCTTCTAAAATCCTTGATATAAAAGAGACGGAGCATTTAAAACAAACATTAGAAATTGCAAATAAGGTTTCAAAGCTACAGGAAACCATTGCAGAAGCAAATGTGAACGTTTAAAAATCTTATAAATTGACACGAGTCGACAAAGTAGAAATATTTTGTCGACATTTTTTTACCCGAATGAAACAAAAGAGCACTTGTGGCTATTTTATAAATGCTGTTTCAGTATGTTTTAAAGTTATCATCGGTAAGCAGTTGTATTGTATCTAAAAGTTTTCGGTTTGAAGTCTTTGATTTTAACAAAACAGCAGCAACCTTTTTTGTAATTTCTTGGGTAATTATCAAAGTTCTTAAGCAAAAATAAACTTGGAACTGAAAATATTTTAGATAAAAATCAACATTATGAAAAAGAGGTTTGTGGTCAAATTGACCACCAACCTCAGACTCAAGAGGGAAAGGAATTAACGGAAAAAAGAATTGACAAATAATATCATTTTTCTCAAGCAAAAATAAACTTGGAACTAAAAATATTTTAGATAAAAATAAACATTACGAAAAAGAGGTTGGTGCTCAATTTGAGCACTAACCTCAAACTCAGGAAGGAAGAGGATTAACGGCAGAAAGAATTTAACAAAAAATATGATTTTTAATAAACTGTAAAAAATTATGTTATTTTATCCAAGATAATTTTGAGCCTCTTTTATAATCTCAGTCTTTTCCTTTTCTCCAAGCTTTAAATAAGGTCGAGCCGGTATCTTTACTTTTTTATTTCTGCCGGCATCACCGCCAAATTGATGAATAGCCGCATAAACTTTATTTGTGCCGACTACTGCAACATTCTTATCATATTTGCTTGTAATAGAAGCTGAGAGTTCGCCTCTGACCTGTAAAATTCTGCCGGGCCAGTATCCTTTTTTAGTTCGCTGTTTTATTGTGGGCTTAGCAAGTGAAGTCCATTTATCGGGACGACCTTCTTTTTCAAAGTTTTCCTCGACAGAATCTTGCATAATTCCGGTAATATTTTTCATAAGCGGACGAAGATTTTCAGTTTTGGAAATTAACTTTTTTAAAAGTTGCTGTATTTCTTTGTCATCAACCTTTATTTCTATCGGTTCCGGCATGGAACTTCTCCATAATTGGATAATTAGCAATTATAAGTTCTTTAAACATTTTATTTTTTCGGTCTCCGCCTTGTTTATTATTGATTCCGTTGAGTCTTTCAACCGCAATCATTTCATAGCCTGTGTAAAGTTCACGAATTTTGGGAGAATCATCGTAGGAAAGTAAAAATCTTCCCTGAATGTTTCCGAGAGTTTCTCGCAATCTTTCATGCTCGAAGCCTTTTGTAGAAGTTGTATAATAACCGGCACCGTAGCTGTATGGCGGGTCGCAATAGAAAAATGCATCTTCATGATCGTATTGCTTGATGAATTTTTCAAAATCCCTGTTTTCGACCATAACTTTATCGAGCCGTTTACAAATAGCATCGATTTTCAGCAGGACATTTCCCTGACTTTTACAAGCTCCGCCTGTAGATTTCTTGACACAGCCAAATGTATCTCCTTTTCCGCCGAATGAGCGGGAGATAAGGAAGAGAAAACTTGCCGCTCTTTGAATATCAGTGATTCCTTCTGTGTTTAGAAACTGCATAAATATTTCCCTGCTGCCCAGAAGATACTGTAATTCTTCCTTTAAGGCATTGGGATGATACTTTACAATTCTGAATAAATTTACAAGTCTCCCGTCAAGGTCGTTGTAAACTTCCAAATCTGCCCATTTGTCATGATAGAAAAGAACCCAAGCTCCTCCGCCAAAAACTTCTAAATAAGATTTTATGTCTGTGGGAATTAACGGCTCTATTTTTTTGCGGAGCAATCTTTTACCGCCGACCCAGTTAATTAATGATCTTCTGTCAATTGTCATTTTGCTGCCTCCATTCTTTTATTTTGCCGGGGTTGTAACTCCAACCTGCATCCGGCGATATTTTGTGACCTGTTAATGAATCCGTATAAACTGCCACAGGTTTTTCTTCGCCTGTTTTCTTTGAAACCACCTGCATTTCTTCTGATAATTGCCCTTCTGAAGAATCAACATCGAGACTTCTGTCTTTTAAATTGTCATCAGATAAAGCCCTGACTCTGCATCTGCATCCCCAACCGTTCGGCGGGTAAAATGAATCCCAAAACGGGTCGTCATATCTGAAAACTCTGCCATTAAGCTGTGCGTGAGTCGGTCTTGTTCTTTTATCCATCACCGCAACATATTGCCAGTACGGACGATTATCGATATTATCAAGCTGTTCCCTATACCTTCCCGCCATATATGAAGTCTGAATATTTGTCCTGTAAATTGTTTTTAATCGTCTCATAGAGCCCAGCTGAATTGTTATAGGTTCATCACCGGCAGGAATAAGCGAGATGTCTTTGATTAATTTGCGTTTTAAAAGTTCATCTCTTACTTCTTCAGGCGTTCCGCTTATTGCTCCCCACCAGCCTTTATCGATAAGTTTTGGCTTAAGTTCTTTTGTGAATTGCTGCAAGGTTATTCCTTCATCCAGAGATTTTTGAACTATTTCTCTGATGTCAGTTAGAATATCTTCCCGCATAACTTTTGCCACGGTGAATGATCTTGTATGAGCATCCTGCCAAACTTCATGCCAGTCCCAGCTAAACTTATAGCCTTTAGATTTAAGGTATTTTATTGCCTGCTCAGGCTGAAGAGTTATAAGGTATTTTAAGCTGGAGCATAATTAAAAAAGTCAAATGGAACACCATAACTGCTTTATACACATTAATCAGCGGTGGCGGCAACTTCACTATAAAACTCGATAGAACCGCAGCAAATAAACTGGCTCTTTATTTATCTTCAAATTTAACTGCTTTTGATATTGTAAACGGTGCAACAAATGGTGTCGGTCTTGGAGTAAAGGCAGATTGGAATACTACAGGATATTATTACATTAAGCTTTACTTTACAGGAACAGCATATAAAGTTGACTGGTCAACAGACGGAATCAGCTGGACAAACGAACTTACCGTAACAACAAATACTGTTGTAACGGCAAATATTACTCAATTAATTTTAGGCGCAACAAATGCTTCTGCAAACTATTTAGCCGGCAATATTGATATGTCGGGGACGAAATTTGTTATCGGGAGTAACACAGTATTTGACGGAAGTTTAACTTATGTTGCTTCAAATCTTGTAGTAACTTTTCCGAACGGAAAAATCTATGAAATATCGCAAATGGGCAATGTCACAGGTTTAACAAATGACGGACCATATACATTTATCATTGAAGAGAACAATTTAACTAAATTACCAAACGGCAATTATTCTGCAATAGCCACAGGTGTTAAAACGGCATATTCATCAAATGAAGCATCTCCTACAATGACTTCTAATTCAGGACAGGGTTTTGATTGCTGGGTATGTAATTTCAATTCAGGCACTCCGTATGCAGATATTGGCGTTACTACAGCCTATTATTTGATGGACAGAAACGCCGGAACCTCTGTTACTTTCCCTGAAGGAACAAATCCAACCTATGGATTTGTTGTTAAATCAAATATCGGAGCAATCGCCATAAATAAAGTTCAAGTGGAAGGTCCGGGAAACTTTGGGCTCGGCGGTAACTCTATAGTTAGTATTTTTGGTTCTAACAATGGCACAAGTTGGACTTCACTTGGTTCTGTTCCGTCTAACGGCATCACAGAAATTACAAATACAACAAATTTTCTTTATTACTACTTTCAGCCAAACATCAATTTAGTCGGCGGTTACAGTCAATATAATACTTGGCTGAATAATATTAATTTCTGGTATCCGGTCAGCTACAGCGGAGGAAATATTACGCAAGATTATACTATTCCTCTTGGAAATGACGGCGATTATGGTCTTGATATAAGTGTAATACCGTATAAAGCTTTAAAACAAATCTCGGGATTATTAACCGACAAACAATTTTTAAAAGCCGCAGCAGCAATAAAAACTACCGGAGTTCTTGGTACACCGATAACTCAAGCCTTTAACAGAAGATTCTATACTAGAATACCTTGCCCGCAATGCAATACGACCACTGCGATAAATCATAATTTGGGTACGGATAATATAAGAATCGGCTTAAAGTTAGTTTGCAAAATCGCTGAAAGCAGTTTTATTGTCGGTCAAAAAGTTATTCCTCTGGCTA is a window of bacterium DNA encoding:
- a CDS encoding methyl-accepting chemotaxis protein, yielding MQWLNNLKISQKILAFVGMASLFICIVGYVGFHFVTKGANDMTTMYTDSLIPVAELNRCAQEFTQIKADTLDGIYDPAQRQIRAKALLESSAEIKTLLGKYSTTKLDPEEVKMLNEIQKDLSAFYTNVKETAEDLNKNKVSEAKKDFYKMEDKSDEFIADMIKLSEYNVKVAGELNTQNDKDSAESIALIVGIIIIAVVLAVALGLMIANMVSKPINAVVKNLNEIAKGNLSIDEVHNDSKDETGILAKALNLTVKNLRELIGSVSKSIEEISANSEEMSASSEQTAQGAQQTATSTQQLAQGAQEISRNVELGAASINGLNKTIQGVAQEAVIVAKLGNDTEINANVGAEHVKKAVLKIDSIKNVAGAISINIAELGQLSSGIEQIVDLIKNIAGQTNLLALNAAIEAARAGEHGKGFAVVADEVKKLAGQSAGATEKITAMIKEIQNKTHVAVNTMDKATKEVEEGVFVINDAGKALDNIISQVKQANIKIQGITKEIDGVAASSEEVLHMVENISAITEETAASAEEISSITEEQTASLEEISASAQTLASVAESLQKQVSVFKI
- a CDS encoding chemotaxis protein CheW yields the protein MALLNTESDELQLIAFKLGKEEYTVPIETVQEIIMPQITTHIPKSPRFVEGIINLRGHIIPVIDGRKRFDIEISENNADTRVIVLELDDHTVGLIVDSVSEVVHLKKSNIEPTPIESDENSFIVGVGKHQDRLLLLLDASKILDIKETEHLKQTLEIANKVSKLQETIAEANVNV
- a CDS encoding phage virion morphogenesis protein, with translation MPEPIEIKVDDKEIQQLLKKLISKTENLRPLMKNITGIMQDSVEENFEKEGRPDKWTSLAKPTIKQRTKKGYWPGRILQVRGELSASITSKYDKNVAVVGTNKVYAAIHQFGGDAGRNKKVKIPARPYLKLGEKEKTEIIKEAQNYLG
- a CDS encoding DNA adenine methylase, which codes for MTIDRRSLINWVGGKRLLRKKIEPLIPTDIKSYLEVFGGGAWVLFYHDKWADLEVYNDLDGRLVNLFRIVKYHPNALKEELQYLLGSREIFMQFLNTEGITDIQRAASFLFLISRSFGGKGDTFGCVKKSTGGACKSQGNVLLKIDAICKRLDKVMVENRDFEKFIKQYDHEDAFFYCDPPYSYGAGYYTTSTKGFEHERLRETLGNIQGRFLLSYDDSPKIRELYTGYEMIAVERLNGINNKQGGDRKNKMFKELIIANYPIMEKFHAGTDRNKG
- a CDS encoding phage minor head protein; this translates as MREDILTDIREIVQKSLDEGITLQQFTKELKPKLIDKGWWGAISGTPEEVRDELLKRKLIKDISLIPAGDEPITIQLGSMRRLKTIYRTNIQTSYMAGRYREQLDNIDNRPYWQYVAVMDKRTRPTHAQLNGRVFRYDDPFWDSFYPPNGWGCRCRVRALSDDNLKDRSLDVDSSEGQLSEEMQVVSKKTGEEKPVAVYTDSLTGHKISPDAGWSYNPGKIKEWRQQNDN